A window of Kribbella sp. NBC_00382 genomic DNA:
GTAGCGGTTTAGCCAGGTGTCGATTTCCTGGAGGGGGGCCGGGTTGACGGCGTAGAGGCGGCGGGTGCCGGCGATGGTGACGGTGGCGAAGCCGTTGTCGCGGAGGACGCGGAGGTGCTGGGAGACGGCGGGTTGGCTGATGCCGAATTCGTCGCCGATCGTCGACGCGATCTGGCCGGCCGGGAGTTCACCGTCGGCGAGGAGTTCCAGGATCCGGCGGCGGACCGGATCGCCGAGGATGTCGAAGGCGTGCATACCCAGACTATTTCAGCCAGCACTTATATAAGCAACTGGTCCGAGCCGACGGAAGGTCTGCGGCCGGAGGTTGCGGCGGCTGGTGTTCCTCCCGGTCCGTCGGCGCGGCGCAGGACGGGCCGACCAGTCGGTGGTCGGCCCGTAGGCAACGAAGAGATCACGGCTAGAATGAGTCGAACGACTACGCCCGGTGCAGCGCCGCACGGCGTACCGCAACCAGCGCAGCACCGCTGGGGATTCAAGCTATGAGGAGACTCTGTGGGACGCGTCGTGCACAAGTACGGCGGTTCTTCGGTCGCTGACGCCGATTGCATCAAGCGCGTGGCCCAACGGATCGTCG
This region includes:
- a CDS encoding ArsR/SmtB family transcription factor, coding for MHAFDILGDPVRRRILELLADGELPAGQIASTIGDEFGISQPAVSQHLRVLRDNGFATVTIAGTRRLYAVNPAPLQEIDTWLNRYRQFWTNRLDALETELHRGRRKT